From a region of the Streptomyces sp. NBC_00193 genome:
- the nudC gene encoding NAD(+) diphosphatase codes for MSTHTESERPISLAAPSGIDRAAHHRLDEAWLAAAWSHPSTRVFVVSGGQVLIDDTPDGGTAIVMTPAFEAPVTETHRYFLGTDEDGVRYFALQKDSLPGRMDQSARPAGLREAGMLLSARDAGLMVHAVALENWQRMHRFCSRCGERTVVAAAGHIRRCPGCGAEHYPRTDPAVIMLVTDDQDRALLGRQVHWPEGRFSTLAGFVEPGESIEQSVIREVWEEAGVKVGEVDYIASQPWPFPYSLMLGFTARAVTFDITVDGDEIQEARWFSRDDLRTAIEAGEVLPPAGISIAARLVELWYGKPLPKPVTTG; via the coding sequence GTGAGCACCCATACCGAGTCCGAGCGTCCGATCTCGCTGGCCGCGCCCAGCGGCATCGACCGCGCCGCGCACCACCGCCTCGACGAGGCGTGGCTCGCCGCGGCCTGGAGCCACCCCAGCACCCGCGTCTTCGTGGTCTCGGGCGGCCAGGTCCTGATCGACGACACCCCCGACGGCGGCACCGCGATCGTGATGACCCCGGCCTTCGAGGCCCCGGTCACCGAGACCCACCGGTACTTCCTGGGGACCGACGAGGACGGCGTACGGTACTTCGCGCTGCAGAAGGACTCGCTGCCCGGCCGCATGGACCAGTCGGCCCGCCCGGCCGGCCTGCGCGAGGCCGGAATGCTGCTCTCCGCGCGGGACGCCGGGCTGATGGTGCACGCGGTGGCGCTGGAGAACTGGCAGCGCATGCACCGCTTCTGCTCCCGCTGCGGCGAGCGCACGGTGGTCGCCGCGGCCGGGCACATCCGCCGCTGCCCGGGCTGCGGTGCCGAGCACTACCCGCGGACCGACCCGGCGGTGATCATGCTGGTCACGGACGACCAGGACCGCGCGCTGCTGGGCCGCCAGGTGCACTGGCCGGAGGGTCGCTTCTCCACCCTCGCGGGGTTCGTCGAACCGGGCGAGTCGATCGAGCAGTCCGTCATCCGCGAGGTCTGGGAGGAGGCGGGCGTCAAGGTCGGCGAGGTCGACTACATCGCCAGCCAGCCCTGGCCGTTCCCGTACAGCCTGATGCTGGGCTTCACGGCGCGCGCCGTCACCTTCGACATCACGGTCGACGGCGACGAGATCCAGGAGGCCCGCTGGTTCTCCCGCGACGACCTGCGCACGGCGATCGAGGCCGGCGAGGTCCTCCCGCCGGCGGGCATCTCCATCGCGGCCCGCCTGGTCGAGCTCTGGTACGGCAAGCCCCTCCCGAAGCCGGTCACGACCGGCTGA
- a CDS encoding dipeptidase, whose translation MSDTPADSVVRTYIETHRAAFLDDLADWLRIPSVSAQPEHADDVRRSADWLAAKLKETGFPVTEVWQTAGAPAVFAEWPSEDPAAPTVLVYGHHDVQPAALADGWHTDPFEPVIKDGRMYGRGAADDKGQVFFHTLGVRAHLAATGASAPAVHLKLIVEGEEESGSPHFRALVEREAARLAADVVIVSDTGMWSETTPTVCTGMRGVADCEIDLFGPDQDIHSGAFGGAVPNPATVAARLVAALHDADERVTIPGFYDNIAELTDAERELIAELPFDEAEWLRTAKSYAASGEAGYSTLERVWARPTAEVNGIGGGYQGPGGKTIVPASAHLKLSFRLVSGQDPYEVETAVTAWVAERVPAGIRHSITFGAPTRPCLTPLDHPALQSVVRAMSRAFGQKVRFTREGGSGPAADLQDVLNAPVLFLGISVPSDGWHSPNEKVELDLLTKGVETAAYLWGDLAAHWKPASA comes from the coding sequence ATGAGCGACACCCCGGCGGACAGCGTCGTCCGCACGTACATCGAGACCCACCGCGCGGCCTTCCTCGACGACCTCGCCGACTGGCTCCGCATCCCCTCCGTCTCGGCCCAGCCCGAGCACGCGGACGACGTACGGCGCAGCGCCGACTGGCTGGCCGCGAAGCTCAAGGAGACCGGTTTCCCGGTCACCGAGGTCTGGCAGACGGCCGGCGCCCCCGCCGTCTTCGCCGAATGGCCGAGCGAGGACCCCGCGGCGCCCACCGTCCTCGTCTACGGGCACCACGACGTGCAGCCCGCCGCCCTCGCCGACGGCTGGCACACCGACCCGTTCGAGCCGGTGATCAAGGACGGCCGGATGTACGGGCGAGGCGCCGCCGACGACAAGGGGCAGGTCTTCTTCCACACCCTCGGCGTCCGGGCCCACCTCGCCGCGACCGGCGCGTCCGCCCCCGCCGTGCACCTCAAGCTGATCGTCGAGGGCGAGGAGGAGTCCGGTTCCCCGCACTTCCGCGCCCTCGTGGAGCGCGAGGCGGCCCGCCTCGCCGCCGATGTCGTGATCGTCTCCGACACCGGCATGTGGTCCGAGACCACTCCCACCGTCTGCACCGGCATGCGCGGCGTCGCCGACTGCGAGATCGACCTGTTCGGACCCGACCAGGACATCCACTCGGGTGCCTTCGGCGGTGCCGTGCCGAATCCGGCCACCGTCGCCGCCCGCCTGGTCGCGGCCCTGCACGACGCGGACGAGCGGGTCACGATCCCCGGCTTCTACGACAACATCGCCGAGCTCACGGACGCGGAGCGCGAGCTGATCGCCGAGCTCCCCTTCGACGAGGCCGAGTGGCTCCGTACGGCCAAGTCGTACGCGGCTTCGGGCGAGGCCGGCTACTCCACGCTGGAGCGCGTCTGGGCCCGCCCGACCGCCGAGGTCAACGGCATCGGCGGCGGCTACCAGGGACCCGGCGGCAAGACCATCGTGCCCGCCTCGGCGCACCTGAAGCTCTCGTTCCGCCTGGTCTCCGGGCAGGACCCGTACGAGGTCGAGACGGCCGTCACGGCCTGGGTCGCGGAGCGCGTCCCGGCCGGAATCCGGCATTCCATCACCTTCGGCGCCCCGACCCGGCCGTGCCTGACCCCGCTGGACCACCCGGCGCTGCAGTCGGTCGTCCGCGCCATGAGCCGGGCCTTCGGCCAGAAGGTCCGCTTCACCCGCGAAGGCGGTTCGGGTCCGGCGGCCGACCTCCAGGACGTGCTGAACGCCCCCGTCCTCTTCCTCGGGATCTCCGTACCCTCCGACGGCTGGCACTCGCCGAACGAGAAGGTCGAGCTCGACCTGCTCACCAAGGGGGTCGAGACGGCCGCCTACCTCTGGGGCGACCTGGCCGCCCACTGGAAGCCGGCGTCCGCTTGA
- a CDS encoding UvrD-helicase domain-containing protein, with the protein MSARPSVLTDPEQLKELLGIPFTPEQMACVTAPPAPQVIVAGAGSGKTTVMAARVVWLVGTGAVAPEQVLGLTFTNKAAGELAERVRTALARAGISDPDPSPAEAGSAGGEPRISTYHAFAGQLLKDHGLRIGLEPSSRLLADATRFQLAARVLREAPGPYPSLTKSVPDLVSDLLALDGELSEHLVPPERLRAYDTELLSALADVKLSNEDLRKVPETVRGRLELLELVSRYRGAKRSRDLLDFGDQIALSAQLATTRPEVGALLREEFRVVLLDEYQDTSVAQRLLLSGLFGAGTGHAVTAVGDPCQAIYGWRGASVANLDDFPEHFPYADGRPATRFSLSENRRSGGRLLDLANELAAPLRAMHEGVEALRPAPGAERDGSVRCALLETHAQELDWIGDSIAHLVRTGTEPRDIAVLCRSGGDFARIQAVLVERDVPVEVVGLSGLLHLPEVADLVAVCEVLQDPGANAALVRLLIGPRWRIGARDLALLGRRARTLISRAPSSSDDDRLAAAVEGVDPAEIVSLADALETFLDGAGQSAPDQLPFSAAARVRFAHLAQELRDLRRSLSDPLMDVLHRVLSTTGLDVELASSPHALAARRRETLSSFMDVAAGFASLDGEASLLAFLAFLRTAAQYEKGLDHALPGGENTVKVLTAHKSKGLEWDVVVVPDLSAGSFPKEKAPEAWTSYPKVLPYALRGDAPTLPPTPEWTSPGLRAFKSALKSHKAVEELRLGYVTFTRPRSLLLASGHWWGPTQKKRRGPSTFLTSLYEHCAAGHGEIEAWADTPAPDAENPALSTDTTPDHSWPLPLDPTSLTLRRRAATLVESYLHPPSATGHRGDAGHPGDRGEAGYPGTPGHWGGADYQGTPDDPEHRASENHRTSPEDPYLWPPHCEDPAYDEEPPAPWPDPADEPDPADAARPQAGSGRGRAVPAAAGGTPQGVRGTAPVSGRGGVGEEEAPPTPDDLWPQDGYRAAPGPRSAAPAADLWPEAEDLARPRPAAPAPDAADLWPEDEAGAGAEDGDWAAAKPRRRPAPPTRTDAPWSEAAPNPGPLTPEDARAIASWDRDLDALEGELRRAREAVRDVELPSALSASQLLRLASDEQGFVRDLARPMPKPPQPAARQGTRFHAWVESRFDELPLPHLDVLDPLTDLPGAQPPGGDGSDQDIADEADLDSLKAAFERSPYADRTPYRMEVPVQLTLAGRVIRGRIDAVYRTPDEAGDGGGYEIVDWKTGRTTEADPLQLAVYRLAWAEATNTPLAQVTAVFLHVRSGRVIRPRNLPDRARLEQILQGKTDTESDHRTDG; encoded by the coding sequence GTGTCCGCGCGTCCGTCCGTCCTCACCGATCCCGAGCAGCTCAAGGAGCTCCTGGGGATCCCCTTCACGCCCGAACAGATGGCCTGCGTCACCGCTCCGCCCGCCCCCCAGGTCATCGTGGCCGGAGCCGGCTCCGGCAAGACCACCGTCATGGCCGCCCGCGTGGTCTGGCTGGTCGGCACCGGCGCGGTCGCGCCCGAGCAGGTCCTCGGCCTGACCTTCACCAACAAGGCCGCCGGCGAGCTGGCCGAGCGCGTACGGACCGCCCTCGCGCGGGCCGGGATCAGTGATCCGGACCCCTCCCCGGCCGAGGCCGGCTCCGCGGGCGGCGAGCCGCGCATCTCCACGTACCACGCCTTCGCCGGACAGCTCCTCAAGGACCACGGCCTGCGCATCGGCCTGGAGCCCAGCTCCCGGCTGCTCGCCGACGCCACCCGCTTCCAGCTCGCCGCCCGCGTGCTCCGCGAGGCCCCCGGCCCCTACCCGTCCCTCACCAAATCCGTTCCGGACCTGGTCAGCGATCTGCTCGCGCTCGACGGGGAGCTCTCCGAGCACCTCGTACCGCCGGAGCGGCTGCGCGCGTACGACACGGAGCTCCTCTCCGCCCTCGCGGACGTGAAGCTGAGCAACGAGGACCTCCGCAAGGTCCCGGAAACCGTCCGGGGCCGCCTCGAACTCCTCGAACTGGTCTCCCGCTACCGCGGAGCCAAACGCTCCCGCGACCTCCTCGACTTCGGCGACCAGATAGCCCTCTCCGCGCAGCTCGCCACCACCCGGCCCGAGGTCGGCGCCCTGCTGCGCGAGGAGTTCCGAGTCGTCCTGCTCGACGAGTACCAGGACACCTCGGTCGCCCAGCGACTGCTGCTGTCCGGGCTGTTCGGCGCCGGCACCGGGCACGCCGTGACCGCCGTCGGCGACCCCTGCCAGGCCATCTACGGCTGGCGCGGCGCCTCGGTGGCCAACCTCGACGACTTCCCCGAGCACTTCCCCTACGCCGACGGCCGCCCCGCCACCCGGTTCTCCCTCAGCGAGAACCGGCGCAGCGGCGGCCGCCTCCTGGACCTGGCCAACGAGCTCGCCGCCCCGCTGCGCGCCATGCACGAGGGGGTCGAGGCCCTGCGCCCCGCACCGGGCGCGGAGCGCGACGGCTCCGTCCGGTGCGCCCTGCTGGAGACCCACGCCCAGGAGCTCGACTGGATCGGCGACTCCATCGCCCACCTGGTCCGTACGGGAACCGAGCCGCGCGACATCGCCGTACTGTGCCGCTCGGGCGGGGACTTCGCGCGGATCCAGGCGGTCCTCGTCGAGCGGGACGTCCCGGTCGAGGTGGTCGGCCTGTCCGGACTGCTCCACCTCCCGGAGGTCGCGGACCTCGTCGCCGTCTGCGAGGTCCTCCAGGACCCGGGCGCCAACGCCGCGCTCGTCCGGCTGCTCATCGGGCCGCGCTGGCGGATCGGCGCCCGCGACCTGGCCCTGCTGGGCCGCCGCGCGCGCACCCTGATCTCCCGCGCCCCGTCCTCCTCCGACGACGACCGCCTCGCGGCAGCCGTGGAGGGCGTGGACCCGGCGGAGATCGTGTCGCTGGCCGACGCCCTCGAAACCTTCCTGGACGGCGCGGGCCAGTCCGCCCCCGACCAGCTGCCCTTCTCCGCAGCCGCCCGGGTCCGCTTCGCGCACCTCGCGCAGGAACTGCGCGACCTGCGCCGTTCCCTCTCGGACCCCCTGATGGACGTCCTGCACCGCGTCCTGTCGACGACCGGCCTCGACGTGGAGCTGGCCTCGTCCCCGCACGCGCTGGCGGCCCGCCGCCGGGAGACCCTGTCGAGCTTCATGGACGTGGCGGCCGGCTTCGCCTCCCTGGACGGAGAGGCCTCCCTCCTCGCCTTCCTCGCCTTCCTGCGCACGGCGGCCCAGTACGAAAAGGGCCTGGACCACGCCCTCCCCGGCGGCGAGAACACGGTCAAGGTCCTCACGGCCCACAAGTCCAAGGGCCTGGAGTGGGACGTGGTCGTGGTCCCCGACCTCTCCGCCGGCTCCTTCCCGAAGGAGAAGGCCCCGGAGGCCTGGACCTCGTACCCGAAGGTCCTCCCGTACGCCCTGCGCGGGGACGCGCCGACCCTCCCTCCCACCCCGGAATGGACCTCGCCGGGCCTGCGCGCCTTCAAGTCGGCCCTGAAGTCCCACAAGGCCGTCGAGGAACTCCGCCTCGGCTACGTCACCTTCACCCGCCCGCGCTCCCTCCTCCTGGCCTCGGGCCACTGGTGGGGCCCGACGCAGAAGAAACGCCGCGGCCCGTCCACCTTCCTGACCTCCCTCTACGAACACTGCGCCGCGGGCCACGGCGAGATCGAAGCCTGGGCCGACACCCCGGCACCGGACGCCGAAAACCCGGCCCTCTCCACGGACACCACCCCGGACCACTCCTGGCCCCTCCCCCTGGACCCCACCTCCCTCACCCTCCGCCGCCGGGCAGCCACCCTGGTCGAGTCCTACCTCCACCCCCCGAGCGCCACGGGCCACCGGGGCGACGCGGGCCACCCGGGCGACCGGGGCGAGGCCGGCTACCCAGGAACGCCGGGCCACTGGGGCGGCGCGGACTACCAGGGGACCCCGGACGACCCGGAACACCGGGCCTCCGAGAACCACCGGACCTCCCCGGAGGACCCCTACCTCTGGCCCCCGCACTGCGAAGACCCCGCCTACGACGAGGAGCCCCCGGCCCCCTGGCCGGACCCGGCCGACGAACCGGACCCCGCGGACGCTGCCCGGCCGCAGGCCGGGTCAGGCCGGGGCAGGGCCGTGCCCGCCGCCGCAGGCGGGACCCCGCAGGGGGTCCGGGGCACAGCCCCGGTTTCGGGAAGGGGCGGGGTGGGGGAAGAAGAAGCCCCCCCGACCCCGGACGACCTGTGGCCGCAGGACGGGTACCGGGCCGCGCCCGGCCCGCGCTCCGCCGCGCCCGCCGCCGACCTGTGGCCGGAGGCCGAGGACCTGGCCAGGCCGCGCCCCGCCGCGCCCGCGCCCGACGCCGCCGACCTGTGGCCGGAGGACGAGGCCGGGGCCGGGGCCGAGGACGGCGACTGGGCCGCGGCCAAGCCCCGACGCCGCCCGGCGCCGCCGACCCGCACCGACGCCCCGTGGTCAGAGGCCGCCCCCAACCCCGGCCCCCTCACCCCCGAGGACGCACGAGCCATCGCCTCCTGGGACCGCGACCTCGACGCCCTGGAGGGCGAGCTCCGCCGCGCCCGCGAGGCCGTCCGCGACGTGGAGCTCCCGTCCGCGCTCTCCGCCAGCCAGCTGCTGCGCCTCGCCTCCGACGAGCAGGGCTTCGTACGCGACCTCGCCCGCCCCATGCCCAAGCCCCCGCAGCCCGCCGCCCGCCAGGGCACCCGGTTCCACGCCTGGGTGGAGTCCCGCTTCGACGAGCTTCCGCTGCCCCATCTCGACGTCCTCGACCCCCTGACGGACCTCCCCGGAGCCCAGCCCCCGGGAGGCGACGGTTCCGACCAGGACATCGCCGACGAGGCCGACCTCGACTCCCTCAAGGCGGCCTTCGAGCGCAGCCCGTACGCCGACCGGACCCCGTACCGCATGGAGGTCCCGGTCCAGCTGACCCTCGCCGGCCGGGTGATCCGCGGCCGGATCGACGCCGTCTACCGCACCCCGGACGAGGCGGGCGACGGCGGGGGCTACGAGATCGTCGACTGGAAGACCGGCCGCACCACCGAGGCCGACCCCCTCCAGCTGGCGGTCTACCGCCTGGCCTGGGCGGAAGCCACGAACACCCCCCTCGCCCAGGTCACGGCCGTGTTCCTGCACGTCCGCAGCGGCCGCGTCATCCGCCCCCGCAACCTCCCCGACCGCGCTCGTCTTGAGCAGATCCTCCAAGGCAAAACGGACACGGAAAGCGACCATCGAACGGACGGCTAG
- a CDS encoding UvrD-helicase domain-containing protein, whose amino-acid sequence MNTSSSDGHRPERRRTRNPDAYRLVRTGAERVDPPVLDAAQRAVVEHTGGPLLVLAGPGTGKTTTLVEAVAARVESGTDPARVLILTFSRKAAVELRDRTALRLGGARAPQATTFHSFCYGLVRAHQDTELFADPLRLLSGPEQDVMVRTLLEGQRRLRSIRWPDDLRAALTTRGFADEVRAVLARARELGLGPSALSDFASRLGRPDWKAAAAFLAEYLDVLDLQGTLDYAELLHRAVLLAERTPSLSSQYDVIYVDEYQDTDASQLRLLRALAGPAGRLTAFGDPDQSIYAFRGADINNILDFETSFPGAQVRALTTSRRSSSALLTATRHLTTRMQLPRLPSAAVRAHRALASTREGGRVEVFTYPTAGAELDNIADILRRAHLEEGVPWQDMAVLVRAGGRTLPHMRRALIAAGVPAETDGTDSPLRHEPAIAPLLTALRTLAESALPPTTATPDPGLPGPAEATDASGPTEAPPAEGELPDGVGAASGAAGAGAGEPARTSGAGGRETSPDAEGGIARSGSADASAGAEGGLLDGVRGASGDEGGLARNDGAGGRDTSPVAEGGTEEPGSETVPGAAGVPAAGEGWIGVEAALVLLSSPLGGMDAADLRRLGRALRDEERAAGVRTPAPSDVLLARALAEPERLVAHDPAYARGAQRLGLLLRKARELLEGGGTAEEVLWTLWDGTPWPQRLERSARRGGPAGRNADRDLDAVCALFDTAARAEERTGGRGALNFLEQLEAEDIAGDTLTPRAVRREAVRLMTAHRSKGLEWGLVVVAGVQEGLWPDLRRRGSLLEADRIGRDGLAEPLTPGALLSEERRLFYVAATRARDRLVVTAVKAPAEDGDQPSRLLTELGVPVKDVTGRPRRPLAVPALVAELRATTVDPDASPALRDAAARRLARLAVLTDDEDRPLVPAAHPQRWWGLYEPTRSSVPLRDRDHPVALSGSALEQLANTCSLQWFLGREVKADAPSTAAQGFGNVVHVLADEVASGRTPADLAVLMERLDSVWDSLAFDAPWKSRQEKDNARAALERFLRWHTTDRGGRATVATEHDFDVTLDAGEYAVRVRGSMDRVEADPQGRAYVVDFKTGKSAPTAKEVERHPQLAVYQLAVREGAVDEVFDGLRPAPGGAELVQLRQGAAQREGGDTVPKIQAQQALEGGASGEWVGDLLATAAGRVLDERFAPVLGKHCDHCSFRASCSARPEGRQTVE is encoded by the coding sequence GTGAACACCTCTTCCTCCGACGGCCACCGCCCCGAGCGGCGGCGTACGCGGAACCCGGACGCGTACCGCCTGGTGCGTACCGGTGCGGAGCGGGTGGATCCCCCTGTGCTGGACGCAGCGCAGCGGGCGGTGGTTGAGCACACCGGCGGCCCGCTGCTGGTCCTGGCCGGACCGGGCACCGGAAAGACGACCACGCTGGTCGAGGCGGTCGCGGCCCGCGTGGAGTCCGGGACGGACCCCGCGCGCGTCCTGATCCTCACCTTCAGCCGCAAGGCCGCGGTGGAACTGCGCGACCGGACCGCCCTGCGGCTCGGCGGCGCGCGCGCCCCGCAGGCCACCACCTTCCACTCCTTCTGTTACGGACTGGTCCGCGCCCACCAGGACACCGAACTCTTCGCGGACCCGCTGCGCCTCCTCTCCGGCCCCGAGCAGGACGTCATGGTCCGCACCCTCCTCGAAGGCCAGCGCCGGCTCCGCTCGATCCGCTGGCCGGACGACCTGCGGGCCGCGCTGACCACGCGGGGCTTCGCGGACGAGGTCCGCGCGGTCCTGGCCCGCGCCCGCGAGCTGGGCCTCGGCCCGTCCGCCCTCTCCGACTTCGCGTCCCGCCTCGGCCGGCCGGACTGGAAGGCGGCGGCGGCCTTCCTCGCCGAGTACCTGGACGTCCTGGACCTCCAGGGCACCCTGGACTACGCGGAACTCCTCCACCGCGCGGTCCTCCTGGCGGAGCGCACCCCGTCGCTCTCGTCCCAGTACGACGTGATCTACGTGGACGAGTACCAGGACACGGACGCCTCGCAGCTGCGCCTGCTGCGCGCACTGGCCGGCCCGGCCGGACGGCTGACCGCCTTCGGTGACCCCGACCAGTCGATCTACGCCTTCCGCGGCGCGGACATCAACAACATCCTCGACTTCGAGACCTCCTTCCCGGGAGCGCAGGTCCGCGCCCTCACCACCTCCCGCCGCTCCTCCTCGGCCCTCCTCACGGCGACCCGCCACCTGACCACCCGCATGCAGCTGCCGCGCCTGCCCTCGGCGGCGGTACGGGCCCACCGCGCGCTCGCATCGACCCGCGAGGGCGGCCGGGTCGAGGTGTTCACCTACCCCACGGCCGGCGCGGAACTGGACAACATCGCCGACATCCTGCGCCGGGCCCACCTGGAGGAGGGCGTGCCGTGGCAGGACATGGCCGTCCTGGTCCGCGCGGGCGGCCGCACCCTCCCGCACATGCGCCGCGCCCTGATCGCGGCGGGAGTCCCGGCCGAAACGGACGGCACGGACTCCCCCCTCCGCCACGAGCCGGCCATAGCCCCCCTCCTCACGGCCCTCCGCACCCTCGCGGAATCCGCCCTCCCCCCGACCACCGCCACCCCCGATCCCGGCCTGCCCGGCCCCGCCGAGGCAACGGACGCCTCCGGCCCCACCGAGGCCCCGCCCGCGGAGGGCGAGCTGCCCGACGGAGTCGGGGCTGCGTCGGGCGCCGCGGGCGCCGGGGCGGGCGAGCCTGCTCGCACCTCCGGGGCGGGTGGGCGGGAGACTTCCCCCGATGCCGAAGGCGGCATCGCCCGGTCCGGCTCAGCCGACGCTTCCGCCGGGGCGGAGGGTGGCCTCCTCGACGGAGTCCGGGGCGCTTCCGGCGACGAGGGCGGGCTTGCCCGCAATGACGGGGCGGGTGGGCGGGACACCTCACCCGTCGCCGAAGGCGGCACCGAGGAGCCCGGCTCCGAGACCGTGCCCGGCGCCGCCGGCGTGCCCGCCGCAGGCGAAGGGTGGATCGGTGTCGAGGCCGCGCTCGTGCTGCTGTCCTCGCCGCTGGGCGGGATGGACGCCGCCGACCTCCGCCGCCTCGGCCGCGCGCTGCGCGACGAGGAGCGGGCCGCCGGGGTCAGGACGCCCGCGCCCTCCGACGTGCTCCTCGCCCGCGCCCTCGCAGAGCCCGAGCGGCTCGTCGCCCACGACCCCGCCTACGCCCGCGGAGCGCAACGCCTCGGCCTGCTGCTGCGCAAGGCCCGCGAGCTGCTCGAAGGCGGCGGCACCGCCGAGGAGGTCCTGTGGACCCTCTGGGACGGCACCCCCTGGCCGCAGCGCCTCGAACGCAGCGCCCGCCGCGGCGGCCCCGCCGGCCGCAACGCCGACCGTGACCTCGACGCCGTCTGCGCGCTCTTCGACACCGCCGCCCGCGCGGAGGAACGTACGGGCGGCCGCGGCGCGCTCAACTTCCTCGAACAGCTCGAAGCCGAGGACATCGCCGGAGACACCCTCACCCCCCGCGCCGTCCGCCGCGAAGCCGTCCGCCTCATGACCGCGCACCGCTCCAAGGGCCTGGAGTGGGGACTCGTCGTCGTCGCGGGCGTACAGGAAGGGCTCTGGCCCGACCTGCGCCGCCGCGGCTCCCTCCTCGAAGCCGACCGCATCGGCCGCGACGGCCTCGCCGAGCCCCTCACCCCCGGCGCGCTCCTCTCCGAGGAACGCCGCCTCTTCTACGTCGCCGCCACTCGTGCGCGCGACCGCCTCGTCGTCACCGCCGTCAAGGCCCCCGCCGAGGACGGCGACCAGCCTTCCCGCCTCCTCACCGAGCTCGGCGTCCCCGTCAAGGACGTCACCGGCCGCCCCCGCCGCCCGCTGGCCGTCCCCGCGCTCGTCGCGGAACTCCGCGCCACCACCGTCGACCCCGACGCCTCGCCCGCCCTGCGCGACGCCGCCGCCCGGCGCCTCGCCCGGCTCGCCGTGCTCACCGACGACGAGGACCGCCCGCTCGTCCCCGCCGCGCACCCGCAGCGCTGGTGGGGGCTGTACGAGCCCACCCGCAGCAGCGTCCCGCTGCGCGACCGCGACCATCCCGTCGCCCTGTCCGGCTCCGCCCTGGAGCAGCTCGCCAACACCTGCTCCCTCCAGTGGTTCCTGGGCCGTGAGGTCAAGGCCGACGCCCCCTCCACCGCCGCCCAGGGCTTCGGCAACGTCGTCCACGTCCTCGCCGACGAGGTCGCCTCCGGCCGCACCCCCGCCGACCTCGCCGTCCTGATGGAGCGCCTCGACTCCGTCTGGGACTCGCTCGCCTTCGACGCCCCCTGGAAGTCCCGCCAGGAGAAGGACAACGCCCGCGCCGCCCTGGAACGCTTCCTGCGCTGGCACACCACCGACCGCGGGGGCCGGGCGACGGTGGCCACCGAGCACGACTTCGACGTCACCCTCGACGCGGGGGAGTACGCCGTCCGGGTACGCGGCTCCATGGACCGGGTCGAGGCCGACCCGCAGGGGCGCGCGTACGTCGTCGACTTCAAGACCGGCAAGTCCGCGCCGACCGCCAAGGAGGTCGAACGCCACCCGCAGCTCGCCGTCTACCAGCTCGCCGTGCGCGAGGGCGCCGTCGACGAGGTCTTCGACGGCCTGCGCCCCGCACCGGGCGGCGCCGAGCTCGTGCAGCTGCGCCAGGGCGCCGCCCAGCGCGAGGGCGGCGACACGGTGCCCAAGATCCAGGCGCAGCAGGCCCTGGAGGGCGGCGCCTCCGGCGAATGGGTCGGCGACCTGCTCGCCACCGCCGCCGGCCGGGTCCTCGACGAGCGCTTCGCACCCGTCCTCGGCAAGCACTGCGACCACTGCTCCTTCCGCGCCTCGTGCAGCGCCCGCCCGGAGGGCCGCCAGACGGTGGAGTAG
- a CDS encoding MGMT family protein, with protein sequence MSEELPAYAERVLEAAERIPPGRVMTYGDIAEWLGEGGPRQVGRVMALYGGAVPWWRVVRADGRPLPGSERRALENYRAEATPLRLTGDGEPRLDMRRARWDGDGGDTARDEGHM encoded by the coding sequence ATGAGCGAAGAGCTGCCGGCGTACGCGGAGCGGGTGCTGGAGGCGGCCGAGCGGATTCCGCCCGGCCGGGTGATGACCTACGGCGACATCGCGGAGTGGCTCGGCGAGGGCGGACCCCGTCAAGTGGGCCGCGTCATGGCCTTGTACGGAGGAGCAGTGCCCTGGTGGCGGGTGGTGCGGGCGGACGGCCGTCCGCTGCCCGGCAGCGAGCGCAGGGCGCTGGAGAACTACCGCGCCGAGGCCACCCCGCTGCGGCTCACCGGCGACGGCGAACCCCGGCTCGACATGCGGCGGGCGCGCTGGGACGGGGACGGCGGGGACACAGCGCGGGACGAAGGTCACATGTGA